One window of Mus caroli chromosome 11, CAROLI_EIJ_v1.1, whole genome shotgun sequence genomic DNA carries:
- the Mrps24 gene encoding 28S ribosomal protein S24, mitochondrial isoform X2 → MAWSASVLACNRELPGAWRTLHTSAVCAKNRAARVRVAKGNKPVSYEEAHAPHYIAHRKGWLSLHTGNLDGEDHAAERTLEDVFLRKFMMGTFPGCLADQIVLKRRANQVDICALVLRQLPAHKFYFLVGYSETLLSHFYKCPVRLHLQTVPSKVVYKYI, encoded by the exons ATGGCGTGGTCCGCGTCC GTGCTGGCCTGCAACCGGGAGCTGCCTGGCGCCTGGCGCACCCTGCACACCTCCGCGGTCTGCGCCAAG AACCGGGCGGCGCGAGTCCGCGTGGCCAAGGGGAACAAGCCGGTGAGCTACGAGGAGGCGCACGCCCCGCACTACATCGCACACCGAAAGGGCTGGCTGTCGCTGCACACAG GTAACCTGGATGGAGAAGATCATGCTGCAGAGAGAACCCTGGAGGATGTTTTCCTTCGAAAGTTTATGATGGGCACCTTTCCCGGCTGCCTGGCTGACCAGATTGTTCTAAAGCGCCGGGCCAACCAAGTGGACATCTGTGCCCTGGTCCTCAGGCAGCTGCCTGCACACAAATTCTACTTCCTTGTGGgctacagtgagactctgttgtCACACTTTTACAAGTGTCCTGTGCGACTCCACCTGCAAACTGTGCCCTCCAAGGTTGTGTACAAGTACATATAA
- the Mrps24 gene encoding 28S ribosomal protein S24, mitochondrial isoform X1 → MAWSASVRGLAQRVLACNRELPGAWRTLHTSAVCAKNRAARVRVAKGNKPVSYEEAHAPHYIAHRKGWLSLHTGNLDGEDHAAERTLEDVFLRKFMMGTFPGCLADQIVLKRRANQVDICALVLRQLPAHKFYFLVGYSETLLSHFYKCPVRLHLQTVPSKVVYKYI, encoded by the exons ATGGCGTGGTCCGCGTCCGTGCGCGGGCTAGCGCAGCGG GTGCTGGCCTGCAACCGGGAGCTGCCTGGCGCCTGGCGCACCCTGCACACCTCCGCGGTCTGCGCCAAG AACCGGGCGGCGCGAGTCCGCGTGGCCAAGGGGAACAAGCCGGTGAGCTACGAGGAGGCGCACGCCCCGCACTACATCGCACACCGAAAGGGCTGGCTGTCGCTGCACACAG GTAACCTGGATGGAGAAGATCATGCTGCAGAGAGAACCCTGGAGGATGTTTTCCTTCGAAAGTTTATGATGGGCACCTTTCCCGGCTGCCTGGCTGACCAGATTGTTCTAAAGCGCCGGGCCAACCAAGTGGACATCTGTGCCCTGGTCCTCAGGCAGCTGCCTGCACACAAATTCTACTTCCTTGTGGgctacagtgagactctgttgtCACACTTTTACAAGTGTCCTGTGCGACTCCACCTGCAAACTGTGCCCTCCAAGGTTGTGTACAAGTACATATAA
- the LOC110306308 gene encoding up-regulator of cell proliferation isoform X2, with protein sequence MEGDDCGFHYGDGTNEAQDNDFPTVERSRFQEMLSLLGLETYQVQKLTLQDSLQISFDSMKNWAPQVPKDLPWHFLRKLQALNAEARNTTMVLDVPPEAWPAEKESQAEEEMMYWDPAEDVAADIYSFSELPMPDTPVNPLDLLCALLLSSDTFLQQEVLLKMSLCQFALPLVLPDSENHCHTFLLWALRGVVRTWWFQPLRSLGSFREDSVVLSRVPTFAFVRMDVSSNSKSQLLNAVLSPARRQWDCFWHRDLNLGTNPREISDGLVEISWFFPSGKEDLDVFPEPMAFLNLRGDIGSHWLQFKLLTEVSSAVFILTDNISKKEYKLLYSMKESTTKYYFILSPYRGKRNTNLRFLNRLIPVLKIDHSHVLVKVSSTDSEGFVRRIRAIMCSVARSPCRRVSVEDMAHAARKLGLRVDEDFEECQKAKDRMEKILRKIKDVDAYKRDELRLQGEPARRAAQAEREFCQLQWVPEPPEKHRAELRRRVLELRVQQNGQEPTSGVQEFILGISSPSPSERQYFLRWMEWGLARLGQPRPRQPPETLLTLRPKLGGPSDLTEPLWPEPLGVEHFLREMGQFYEAESCLIEAGRLPAGQRRFAHFPGVAVELLLGGLPLELVDGATLSIPVRWVTGLLKELHARLDRRSRLVVLSALGVPGTGKSTLLNTMFGLKFATGRSCSPRGAFMQLLPVAEGFSQDLGCDQILVIDSGGLISGALASAGGRFELEASLATLLMGLSNVTVVSLAETKDIPPAVLHAFLRLEKMGHMPNYQFVYQNLHDLPVPSPKPRDRRQLLDPPSDLSRATHLEKQGGGFRTLAGLAERQHVWHIPALWHGAPPMAAVSLGYSEAIFELKRCLLENIRNGLSNQNQNIQQLIERLRRL encoded by the exons ATGGAAGGAGATGACTGCGGGTTCCATTATGGAG ATGGTACAAACGAGGCTCAGGACAATGACTTCCCCACAG tGGAGAGAAGCAGGTTTCAGGAGATGCTGTCCCTGTTGGGACTGGAGACATACCAGGTACAGAAGCTCACCCTCCAGGACTCCCTGCAGATCAGTTTTGACAGCATGAAGAACTGGGCTCCTCAGGTTCCCAAGGACCTTCCCTGGCATTTCCTCAGGAAGCTGCAGGCACTCAACGCCGAAGCCAGGAACACCACCATGGTGCTGGACGTGCCTCCAGAGGCCTGGCCTGCAGAGAAGGAGAGCCAGGCAGAGGAGGAGATGATGTACTGGGACCCAGCGGAGGACGTCGCTGCTGACATCTACTCTTTCTCAGAGCTGCCCATGCCTGATACGCCTGTGAACCCCCTGGATCTCCTCTGTGCCctcctgctgtcttcagacacctttCTGCAGCAGGAGGTCTTGCTGAAGATGTCCCTCTGTCAGTTCGCACTCCCACTTGTGTTGCCCGATTCTGAAAACCACTGCCACACCTTTCTGCTCTGGGCCCTGCGGGGTGTCGTGCGGACGTGGTGGTTCCAGCCCCTCCGCAGCCTGGGGAGTTTCCGAGAAGACAGTGTGGTCCTGTCCAGGGTGCCCACGTTTGCCTTCGTGCGCATGGATGTCAGCAGCAACTCCAAGTCCCAGCTGCTCAATGCCGTCCTCAGCCCGGCCCGCCGCCAGTGGGACTGCTTCTGGCATCGGGACCTCAATTTAGGCACTAATCCTCGAGAGATCTCAGATGGGTTAGTAGAGATCTCCTGGTTTTTCCCCAGTGGTAAGGAGGACCTGGATGTTTTCCCAGAGCCCATGGCCTTTCTGAACTTGAGAGGTGACATTGGGTCTCACTGGCTGCAGTTCAAGCTCTTGACAGAAGTCTCCTCTGCTGTGTTTATTTTGACTGACAACATCAGCAAGAAGGAATACAAACTGCTGTACTCCATGAAGGAGTCAACCACAAAGTACTACTTCATCCTGAGTCCCTACCGAGGGAAACGGAACACGAACCTGCGCTTCCTCAACAGGCTGATCCCCGTGTTGAAGATAGACCACTCTCACGTCCTGGTGAAGGTCAGCAGTACTGACAGCGAGGGCTTCGTGAGGCGCATCCGAGCCATCATGTGCAGCGTGGCTCGCTCTCCCTGCAGGAGGGTGTCTGTGGAGGACATGGCACACGCAGCACGTAAGCTCGGCCTCAGAGTTGATGAGGACTTTGAGGAGTGTCAGAAGGCAAAGGACCGGATGGAGAAAATCCTCAGGAAGATCAAGGATGTGGACGCCTACAAGAGAGACGAGCTGCGGCTGCAGGGCGAGCCTGCGAGGAGGGCCGCCCAAGCTGAAAGAGAGTTCTGCCAGCTCCAGTGGGTCCCGGAGCCCCCAGAGAAGCACCGGGCTGAGCTGAGACGGCGCGTCCTTGAGCTCCGGGTGCAGCAGAATGGCCAGGAGCCCACCTCAGGGGTCCAGGAGTTCATCCTGGGAATAAGCAGCCCCTCCCCGAGTGAGAGGCAGTATTTCCTGAGATGGATGGAGTGGGGGTTGGCTCGACTTGGCCAGCCACGGCCAAGACAGCCTCCAGAGACCCTTCTCACCCTCAGACCAAAACTTGGTGGGCCCTCAGACTTGACGGAGCCACTCTGGCCTGAGCCCTTGGGAGTGGAGCACTTCCTACGGGAGATGGGCCAGTTCTATGAAGCGGAGAGCTGCCTGATCGAGGCAGGGAGGCTGCCCGCTGGCCAGAGGCGCTTTGCCCACTTCCCGGGTGTGGCTGTGGAACTGCTGCTGGGTGGGCTGCCCCTGGAGCTGGTCGATGGGGCTACCCTGAGCATCCCTGTTCGATGGGTCACTGGGCTTCTCAAGGAGCTGCATGCCCGCCTAGACAGGAGATCTCGGCTAGTGGTTCTCTCTGCCCTGGGGGTGCCGGGCACAGGGAAGTCTACACTCCTTAACACCATGTTTGGCCTGAAATTTGCCACTGGGAGGAGCTGTAGTCCCCGGGGGGCCTTCATGCAGCTCCTCCCTGTAGCTGAGGGCTTCAGTCAGGATCTGGGCTGTGACCAGATCCTGGTAATAGACTCTGGGGGTTTGATCAGTGGGGCCTTGGCCTCTGCTGGAGGCAGGTTTGAACTGGAGGCTTCCTTGGCCACACTGCTAATGGGGCTAAGTAATGTCACTGTGGTCAGTTTAGCTGAAACAAAGGACATCCCACCAGCTGTTCTTCATGCGTTTCTGAGGCTAGAAAAAATGGGGCACATGCCCAACTATCAGTTTGTGTACCAGAACCTTCATGACCTGCCTGTTCCCAGCCCCAAACCGAGAGACAGGAGGCAGCTCCTGGATCCGCCAAGCGACCTGAGCAGGGCTACCCACTTGGAAAAGCAGGGCGGCGGCTTCCGGACACTGGCGGGCCTGGCTGAGAGGCAGCACGTCTGGCACATCCCAGCCTTGTGGCATGGAGCGCCACCCATGGCCGCTGTGAGCTTGGGCTACAGTGAGGCCATTTTTGAATTGAAGAGATGCCTATTAGAAAACATCAGGAATGGCTTGTCCAACCAGAACCAAAACATCCAGCAGCTCATTGAGCGGCTGCGCAGgctgtga
- the LOC110306308 gene encoding up-regulator of cell proliferation isoform X1, whose protein sequence is MASPGIEVELLVKGHSDLGEVAPEVKPSDSQTSVAIADLEWREMEGDDCGFHYGDGTNEAQDNDFPTVERSRFQEMLSLLGLETYQVQKLTLQDSLQISFDSMKNWAPQVPKDLPWHFLRKLQALNAEARNTTMVLDVPPEAWPAEKESQAEEEMMYWDPAEDVAADIYSFSELPMPDTPVNPLDLLCALLLSSDTFLQQEVLLKMSLCQFALPLVLPDSENHCHTFLLWALRGVVRTWWFQPLRSLGSFREDSVVLSRVPTFAFVRMDVSSNSKSQLLNAVLSPARRQWDCFWHRDLNLGTNPREISDGLVEISWFFPSGKEDLDVFPEPMAFLNLRGDIGSHWLQFKLLTEVSSAVFILTDNISKKEYKLLYSMKESTTKYYFILSPYRGKRNTNLRFLNRLIPVLKIDHSHVLVKVSSTDSEGFVRRIRAIMCSVARSPCRRVSVEDMAHAARKLGLRVDEDFEECQKAKDRMEKILRKIKDVDAYKRDELRLQGEPARRAAQAEREFCQLQWVPEPPEKHRAELRRRVLELRVQQNGQEPTSGVQEFILGISSPSPSERQYFLRWMEWGLARLGQPRPRQPPETLLTLRPKLGGPSDLTEPLWPEPLGVEHFLREMGQFYEAESCLIEAGRLPAGQRRFAHFPGVAVELLLGGLPLELVDGATLSIPVRWVTGLLKELHARLDRRSRLVVLSALGVPGTGKSTLLNTMFGLKFATGRSCSPRGAFMQLLPVAEGFSQDLGCDQILVIDSGGLISGALASAGGRFELEASLATLLMGLSNVTVVSLAETKDIPPAVLHAFLRLEKMGHMPNYQFVYQNLHDLPVPSPKPRDRRQLLDPPSDLSRATHLEKQGGGFRTLAGLAERQHVWHIPALWHGAPPMAAVSLGYSEAIFELKRCLLENIRNGLSNQNQNIQQLIERLRRL, encoded by the exons ATTTGGAATGGAGAGAAATGGAAGGAGATGACTGCGGGTTCCATTATGGAG ATGGTACAAACGAGGCTCAGGACAATGACTTCCCCACAG tGGAGAGAAGCAGGTTTCAGGAGATGCTGTCCCTGTTGGGACTGGAGACATACCAGGTACAGAAGCTCACCCTCCAGGACTCCCTGCAGATCAGTTTTGACAGCATGAAGAACTGGGCTCCTCAGGTTCCCAAGGACCTTCCCTGGCATTTCCTCAGGAAGCTGCAGGCACTCAACGCCGAAGCCAGGAACACCACCATGGTGCTGGACGTGCCTCCAGAGGCCTGGCCTGCAGAGAAGGAGAGCCAGGCAGAGGAGGAGATGATGTACTGGGACCCAGCGGAGGACGTCGCTGCTGACATCTACTCTTTCTCAGAGCTGCCCATGCCTGATACGCCTGTGAACCCCCTGGATCTCCTCTGTGCCctcctgctgtcttcagacacctttCTGCAGCAGGAGGTCTTGCTGAAGATGTCCCTCTGTCAGTTCGCACTCCCACTTGTGTTGCCCGATTCTGAAAACCACTGCCACACCTTTCTGCTCTGGGCCCTGCGGGGTGTCGTGCGGACGTGGTGGTTCCAGCCCCTCCGCAGCCTGGGGAGTTTCCGAGAAGACAGTGTGGTCCTGTCCAGGGTGCCCACGTTTGCCTTCGTGCGCATGGATGTCAGCAGCAACTCCAAGTCCCAGCTGCTCAATGCCGTCCTCAGCCCGGCCCGCCGCCAGTGGGACTGCTTCTGGCATCGGGACCTCAATTTAGGCACTAATCCTCGAGAGATCTCAGATGGGTTAGTAGAGATCTCCTGGTTTTTCCCCAGTGGTAAGGAGGACCTGGATGTTTTCCCAGAGCCCATGGCCTTTCTGAACTTGAGAGGTGACATTGGGTCTCACTGGCTGCAGTTCAAGCTCTTGACAGAAGTCTCCTCTGCTGTGTTTATTTTGACTGACAACATCAGCAAGAAGGAATACAAACTGCTGTACTCCATGAAGGAGTCAACCACAAAGTACTACTTCATCCTGAGTCCCTACCGAGGGAAACGGAACACGAACCTGCGCTTCCTCAACAGGCTGATCCCCGTGTTGAAGATAGACCACTCTCACGTCCTGGTGAAGGTCAGCAGTACTGACAGCGAGGGCTTCGTGAGGCGCATCCGAGCCATCATGTGCAGCGTGGCTCGCTCTCCCTGCAGGAGGGTGTCTGTGGAGGACATGGCACACGCAGCACGTAAGCTCGGCCTCAGAGTTGATGAGGACTTTGAGGAGTGTCAGAAGGCAAAGGACCGGATGGAGAAAATCCTCAGGAAGATCAAGGATGTGGACGCCTACAAGAGAGACGAGCTGCGGCTGCAGGGCGAGCCTGCGAGGAGGGCCGCCCAAGCTGAAAGAGAGTTCTGCCAGCTCCAGTGGGTCCCGGAGCCCCCAGAGAAGCACCGGGCTGAGCTGAGACGGCGCGTCCTTGAGCTCCGGGTGCAGCAGAATGGCCAGGAGCCCACCTCAGGGGTCCAGGAGTTCATCCTGGGAATAAGCAGCCCCTCCCCGAGTGAGAGGCAGTATTTCCTGAGATGGATGGAGTGGGGGTTGGCTCGACTTGGCCAGCCACGGCCAAGACAGCCTCCAGAGACCCTTCTCACCCTCAGACCAAAACTTGGTGGGCCCTCAGACTTGACGGAGCCACTCTGGCCTGAGCCCTTGGGAGTGGAGCACTTCCTACGGGAGATGGGCCAGTTCTATGAAGCGGAGAGCTGCCTGATCGAGGCAGGGAGGCTGCCCGCTGGCCAGAGGCGCTTTGCCCACTTCCCGGGTGTGGCTGTGGAACTGCTGCTGGGTGGGCTGCCCCTGGAGCTGGTCGATGGGGCTACCCTGAGCATCCCTGTTCGATGGGTCACTGGGCTTCTCAAGGAGCTGCATGCCCGCCTAGACAGGAGATCTCGGCTAGTGGTTCTCTCTGCCCTGGGGGTGCCGGGCACAGGGAAGTCTACACTCCTTAACACCATGTTTGGCCTGAAATTTGCCACTGGGAGGAGCTGTAGTCCCCGGGGGGCCTTCATGCAGCTCCTCCCTGTAGCTGAGGGCTTCAGTCAGGATCTGGGCTGTGACCAGATCCTGGTAATAGACTCTGGGGGTTTGATCAGTGGGGCCTTGGCCTCTGCTGGAGGCAGGTTTGAACTGGAGGCTTCCTTGGCCACACTGCTAATGGGGCTAAGTAATGTCACTGTGGTCAGTTTAGCTGAAACAAAGGACATCCCACCAGCTGTTCTTCATGCGTTTCTGAGGCTAGAAAAAATGGGGCACATGCCCAACTATCAGTTTGTGTACCAGAACCTTCATGACCTGCCTGTTCCCAGCCCCAAACCGAGAGACAGGAGGCAGCTCCTGGATCCGCCAAGCGACCTGAGCAGGGCTACCCACTTGGAAAAGCAGGGCGGCGGCTTCCGGACACTGGCGGGCCTGGCTGAGAGGCAGCACGTCTGGCACATCCCAGCCTTGTGGCATGGAGCGCCACCCATGGCCGCTGTGAGCTTGGGCTACAGTGAGGCCATTTTTGAATTGAAGAGATGCCTATTAGAAAACATCAGGAATGGCTTGTCCAACCAGAACCAAAACATCCAGCAGCTCATTGAGCGGCTGCGCAGgctgtga